From a single Leopardus geoffroyi isolate Oge1 chromosome E1, O.geoffroyi_Oge1_pat1.0, whole genome shotgun sequence genomic region:
- the WNT3 gene encoding proto-oncogene Wnt-3 isoform X2, with amino-acid sequence MEPHLLGLLLGLLLCGTRVLAGYPIWWSLALGQQYTSLGSQPLLCGSIPGLVPKQLRFCRNYIEIMPSVAEGVKLGIQECQHQFRGRRWNCTTIDDSLAIFGPVLDKATRESAFVHAIASAGVAFAVTRSCAEGTSTICGCDSHHKGPPGEGWKWGGCSEDADFGVLVSREFADARENRPDARSAMNKHNNEAGRTTILDHMHLKCKCHGLSGSCEVKTCWWAQPDFRAIGDFLKDKYDSASEMVVEKHRESRGWVETLRAKYALFKPPTERDLVYYENSPNFCEPNPETGSFGTRDRTCNVTSHGIDGCDLLCCGRGHNTRTEKRKEKCHCIFHWCCYVSCQECIRIYDVHTCKAVGTGEACGWADSPKSHGKQDLEPGSALSTRQQGTRTVARRPCGKLPGPEPPADGEAPLALSLKSLTLLWMVCGF; translated from the exons GTCCCTGGCCCTGGGCCAGCAGTACACCTCGCTGGGCTCGCAGCCCCTGCTCTGCGGCTCCATCCCAGGCCTGGTCCCCAAGCAGCTGCGCTTTTGCCGAAATTACATCGAGATCATGCCCAGCGTGGCCGAAGGCGTGAAGCTGGGCATCCAGGAGTGCCAGCACCAGTTCCGGGGCCGCCGCTGGAACTGCACCACCATAGACGACAGCCTGGCCATCTTCGGGCCCGTCCTAGACAAAG CCACCCGCGAGTCGGCCTTCGTGCACGCCATCGCCTCTGCCGGCGTGGCCTTCGCCGTCACGCGCTCCTGTGCCGAGGGCACCTCCACCATCTGCGGCTGCGACTCGCATCACAAGGGGCCGCCAGGCGAGGGCTGGAAGTGGGGCGGCTGCAGCGAGGACGCCGACTTCGGGGTGCTCGTGTCCCGGGAGTTCGCGGACGCGCGCGAGAACAGGCCGGACGCGCGCTCGGCCATGAACAAGCACAACAACGAGGCGGGCCGCACG ACCATCCTGGACCACATGCACCTCAAGTGCAAGTGCCACGGGCTGTCAGGCAGCTGCGAGGTCAAGACCTGCTGGTGGGCCCAGCCCGACTTCCGTGCCATCGGCGACTTCCTCAAGGACAAGTACGACAGCGCCTCCGAGATGGTGGTGGAGAAGCACCGCGAATCCCGCGGCTGGGTGGAGACCCTCCGCGCCAAGTACGCGCTCTTCAAGCCGCCCACCGAGAGGGACCTGGTCTACTACGAGAACTCCCCCAACTTCTGTGAGCCCAACCCCGAGACGGGCTCCTTTGGCACCAGGGACCGGACTTGCAATGTCACCTCCCATGGCATCGATGGCTGCGACCTGCTCTGCTGTGGCCGCGGCCACAACACGAGGACGGAGAAGCGGAAGGAGAAATGTCACTGCATCTTCCACTGGTGCTGCTACGTGAGCTGTCAGGAGTGCATCCGCATCTACGATGTACACACCTGCAA GGCAGTGGGAACGGGTGAAGCGTGTGGCTGGGCAGATTCACCGAAGTCCCATGGGAAGCAGGACCTGGAGCCGGGCTCAGCCCTCAGCACCAGACAGCAAGGAACCCGGACTGTTGCCAGACGCCCGTGCGGTAAATTACCTGGACCCGAGCCGCCCGCTGACGGGGAGGCCCCCCTCGCGCTCTCTCTTAAGTCTCTCACCCTGCTCTGGATGGTGTGTGGTTTTTAA
- the WNT3 gene encoding proto-oncogene Wnt-3 isoform X1, whose translation MLRQDGENTQEKKKITCESAMLQNWQKPIWLSLALGQQYTSLGSQPLLCGSIPGLVPKQLRFCRNYIEIMPSVAEGVKLGIQECQHQFRGRRWNCTTIDDSLAIFGPVLDKATRESAFVHAIASAGVAFAVTRSCAEGTSTICGCDSHHKGPPGEGWKWGGCSEDADFGVLVSREFADARENRPDARSAMNKHNNEAGRTTILDHMHLKCKCHGLSGSCEVKTCWWAQPDFRAIGDFLKDKYDSASEMVVEKHRESRGWVETLRAKYALFKPPTERDLVYYENSPNFCEPNPETGSFGTRDRTCNVTSHGIDGCDLLCCGRGHNTRTEKRKEKCHCIFHWCCYVSCQECIRIYDVHTCKAVGTGEACGWADSPKSHGKQDLEPGSALSTRQQGTRTVARRPCGKLPGPEPPADGEAPLALSLKSLTLLWMVCGF comes from the exons ATGTTGAGGCAGGATGGGGAGAATacgcaggaaaaaaaaaaaatcacctgtgaaTCAGCAATGCTGCAGAACTGGCAGAAGCCAATTTGGTT GTCCCTGGCCCTGGGCCAGCAGTACACCTCGCTGGGCTCGCAGCCCCTGCTCTGCGGCTCCATCCCAGGCCTGGTCCCCAAGCAGCTGCGCTTTTGCCGAAATTACATCGAGATCATGCCCAGCGTGGCCGAAGGCGTGAAGCTGGGCATCCAGGAGTGCCAGCACCAGTTCCGGGGCCGCCGCTGGAACTGCACCACCATAGACGACAGCCTGGCCATCTTCGGGCCCGTCCTAGACAAAG CCACCCGCGAGTCGGCCTTCGTGCACGCCATCGCCTCTGCCGGCGTGGCCTTCGCCGTCACGCGCTCCTGTGCCGAGGGCACCTCCACCATCTGCGGCTGCGACTCGCATCACAAGGGGCCGCCAGGCGAGGGCTGGAAGTGGGGCGGCTGCAGCGAGGACGCCGACTTCGGGGTGCTCGTGTCCCGGGAGTTCGCGGACGCGCGCGAGAACAGGCCGGACGCGCGCTCGGCCATGAACAAGCACAACAACGAGGCGGGCCGCACG ACCATCCTGGACCACATGCACCTCAAGTGCAAGTGCCACGGGCTGTCAGGCAGCTGCGAGGTCAAGACCTGCTGGTGGGCCCAGCCCGACTTCCGTGCCATCGGCGACTTCCTCAAGGACAAGTACGACAGCGCCTCCGAGATGGTGGTGGAGAAGCACCGCGAATCCCGCGGCTGGGTGGAGACCCTCCGCGCCAAGTACGCGCTCTTCAAGCCGCCCACCGAGAGGGACCTGGTCTACTACGAGAACTCCCCCAACTTCTGTGAGCCCAACCCCGAGACGGGCTCCTTTGGCACCAGGGACCGGACTTGCAATGTCACCTCCCATGGCATCGATGGCTGCGACCTGCTCTGCTGTGGCCGCGGCCACAACACGAGGACGGAGAAGCGGAAGGAGAAATGTCACTGCATCTTCCACTGGTGCTGCTACGTGAGCTGTCAGGAGTGCATCCGCATCTACGATGTACACACCTGCAA GGCAGTGGGAACGGGTGAAGCGTGTGGCTGGGCAGATTCACCGAAGTCCCATGGGAAGCAGGACCTGGAGCCGGGCTCAGCCCTCAGCACCAGACAGCAAGGAACCCGGACTGTTGCCAGACGCCCGTGCGGTAAATTACCTGGACCCGAGCCGCCCGCTGACGGGGAGGCCCCCCTCGCGCTCTCTCTTAAGTCTCTCACCCTGCTCTGGATGGTGTGTGGTTTTTAA
- the WNT3 gene encoding proto-oncogene Wnt-3 isoform X3 — translation MLRQDGENTQEKKKITCESAMLQNWQKPIWLSLALGQQYTSLGSQPLLCGSIPGLVPKQLRFCRNYIEIMPSVAEGVKLGIQECQHQFRGRRWNCTTIDDSLAIFGPVLDKATRESAFVHAIASAGVAFAVTRSCAEGTSTICGCDSHHKGPPGEGWKWGGCSEDADFGVLVSREFADARENRPDARSAMNKHNNEAGRTTILDHMHLKCKCHGLSGSCEVKTCWWAQPDFRAIGDFLKDKYDSASEMVVEKHRESRGWVETLRAKYALFKPPTERDLVYYENSPNFCEPNPETGSFGTRDRTCNVTSHGIDGCDLLCCGRGHNTRTEKRKEKCHCIFHWCCYVSCQECIRIYDVHTCNGNG, via the exons ATGTTGAGGCAGGATGGGGAGAATacgcaggaaaaaaaaaaaatcacctgtgaaTCAGCAATGCTGCAGAACTGGCAGAAGCCAATTTGGTT GTCCCTGGCCCTGGGCCAGCAGTACACCTCGCTGGGCTCGCAGCCCCTGCTCTGCGGCTCCATCCCAGGCCTGGTCCCCAAGCAGCTGCGCTTTTGCCGAAATTACATCGAGATCATGCCCAGCGTGGCCGAAGGCGTGAAGCTGGGCATCCAGGAGTGCCAGCACCAGTTCCGGGGCCGCCGCTGGAACTGCACCACCATAGACGACAGCCTGGCCATCTTCGGGCCCGTCCTAGACAAAG CCACCCGCGAGTCGGCCTTCGTGCACGCCATCGCCTCTGCCGGCGTGGCCTTCGCCGTCACGCGCTCCTGTGCCGAGGGCACCTCCACCATCTGCGGCTGCGACTCGCATCACAAGGGGCCGCCAGGCGAGGGCTGGAAGTGGGGCGGCTGCAGCGAGGACGCCGACTTCGGGGTGCTCGTGTCCCGGGAGTTCGCGGACGCGCGCGAGAACAGGCCGGACGCGCGCTCGGCCATGAACAAGCACAACAACGAGGCGGGCCGCACG ACCATCCTGGACCACATGCACCTCAAGTGCAAGTGCCACGGGCTGTCAGGCAGCTGCGAGGTCAAGACCTGCTGGTGGGCCCAGCCCGACTTCCGTGCCATCGGCGACTTCCTCAAGGACAAGTACGACAGCGCCTCCGAGATGGTGGTGGAGAAGCACCGCGAATCCCGCGGCTGGGTGGAGACCCTCCGCGCCAAGTACGCGCTCTTCAAGCCGCCCACCGAGAGGGACCTGGTCTACTACGAGAACTCCCCCAACTTCTGTGAGCCCAACCCCGAGACGGGCTCCTTTGGCACCAGGGACCGGACTTGCAATGTCACCTCCCATGGCATCGATGGCTGCGACCTGCTCTGCTGTGGCCGCGGCCACAACACGAGGACGGAGAAGCGGAAGGAGAAATGTCACTGCATCTTCCACTGGTGCTGCTACGTGAGCTGTCAGGAGTGCATCCGCATCTACGATGTACACACCTGCAA TGGGAACGGGTGA
- the WNT3 gene encoding proto-oncogene Wnt-3 isoform X4: protein MLRQDGENTQEKKKITCESAMLQNWQKPIWLSLALGQQYTSLGSQPLLCGSIPGLVPKQLRFCRNYIEIMPSVAEGVKLGIQECQHQFRGRRWNCTTIDDSLAIFGPVLDKATRESAFVHAIASAGVAFAVTRSCAEGTSTICGCDSHHKGPPGEGWKWGGCSEDADFGVLVSREFADARENRPDARSAMNKHNNEAGRTTILDHMHLKCKCHGLSGSCEVKTCWWAQPDFRAIGDFLKDKYDSASEMVVEKHRESRGWVETLRAKYALFKPPTERDLVYYENSPNFCEPNPETGSFGTRDRTCNVTSHGIDGCDLLCCGRGHNTRTEKRKEKCHCIFHWCCYVSCQECIRIYDVHTCK from the exons ATGTTGAGGCAGGATGGGGAGAATacgcaggaaaaaaaaaaaatcacctgtgaaTCAGCAATGCTGCAGAACTGGCAGAAGCCAATTTGGTT GTCCCTGGCCCTGGGCCAGCAGTACACCTCGCTGGGCTCGCAGCCCCTGCTCTGCGGCTCCATCCCAGGCCTGGTCCCCAAGCAGCTGCGCTTTTGCCGAAATTACATCGAGATCATGCCCAGCGTGGCCGAAGGCGTGAAGCTGGGCATCCAGGAGTGCCAGCACCAGTTCCGGGGCCGCCGCTGGAACTGCACCACCATAGACGACAGCCTGGCCATCTTCGGGCCCGTCCTAGACAAAG CCACCCGCGAGTCGGCCTTCGTGCACGCCATCGCCTCTGCCGGCGTGGCCTTCGCCGTCACGCGCTCCTGTGCCGAGGGCACCTCCACCATCTGCGGCTGCGACTCGCATCACAAGGGGCCGCCAGGCGAGGGCTGGAAGTGGGGCGGCTGCAGCGAGGACGCCGACTTCGGGGTGCTCGTGTCCCGGGAGTTCGCGGACGCGCGCGAGAACAGGCCGGACGCGCGCTCGGCCATGAACAAGCACAACAACGAGGCGGGCCGCACG ACCATCCTGGACCACATGCACCTCAAGTGCAAGTGCCACGGGCTGTCAGGCAGCTGCGAGGTCAAGACCTGCTGGTGGGCCCAGCCCGACTTCCGTGCCATCGGCGACTTCCTCAAGGACAAGTACGACAGCGCCTCCGAGATGGTGGTGGAGAAGCACCGCGAATCCCGCGGCTGGGTGGAGACCCTCCGCGCCAAGTACGCGCTCTTCAAGCCGCCCACCGAGAGGGACCTGGTCTACTACGAGAACTCCCCCAACTTCTGTGAGCCCAACCCCGAGACGGGCTCCTTTGGCACCAGGGACCGGACTTGCAATGTCACCTCCCATGGCATCGATGGCTGCGACCTGCTCTGCTGTGGCCGCGGCCACAACACGAGGACGGAGAAGCGGAAGGAGAAATGTCACTGCATCTTCCACTGGTGCTGCTACGTGAGCTGTCAGGAGTGCATCCGCATCTACGATGTACACACCTGCAAGTAG
- the WNT3 gene encoding proto-oncogene Wnt-3 isoform X5 yields the protein MEPHLLGLLLGLLLCGTRVLAGYPIWWSLALGQQYTSLGSQPLLCGSIPGLVPKQLRFCRNYIEIMPSVAEGVKLGIQECQHQFRGRRWNCTTIDDSLAIFGPVLDKATRESAFVHAIASAGVAFAVTRSCAEGTSTICGCDSHHKGPPGEGWKWGGCSEDADFGVLVSREFADARENRPDARSAMNKHNNEAGRTTILDHMHLKCKCHGLSGSCEVKTCWWAQPDFRAIGDFLKDKYDSASEMVVEKHRESRGWVETLRAKYALFKPPTERDLVYYENSPNFCEPNPETGSFGTRDRTCNVTSHGIDGCDLLCCGRGHNTRTEKRKEKCHCIFHWCCYVSCQECIRIYDVHTCK from the exons GTCCCTGGCCCTGGGCCAGCAGTACACCTCGCTGGGCTCGCAGCCCCTGCTCTGCGGCTCCATCCCAGGCCTGGTCCCCAAGCAGCTGCGCTTTTGCCGAAATTACATCGAGATCATGCCCAGCGTGGCCGAAGGCGTGAAGCTGGGCATCCAGGAGTGCCAGCACCAGTTCCGGGGCCGCCGCTGGAACTGCACCACCATAGACGACAGCCTGGCCATCTTCGGGCCCGTCCTAGACAAAG CCACCCGCGAGTCGGCCTTCGTGCACGCCATCGCCTCTGCCGGCGTGGCCTTCGCCGTCACGCGCTCCTGTGCCGAGGGCACCTCCACCATCTGCGGCTGCGACTCGCATCACAAGGGGCCGCCAGGCGAGGGCTGGAAGTGGGGCGGCTGCAGCGAGGACGCCGACTTCGGGGTGCTCGTGTCCCGGGAGTTCGCGGACGCGCGCGAGAACAGGCCGGACGCGCGCTCGGCCATGAACAAGCACAACAACGAGGCGGGCCGCACG ACCATCCTGGACCACATGCACCTCAAGTGCAAGTGCCACGGGCTGTCAGGCAGCTGCGAGGTCAAGACCTGCTGGTGGGCCCAGCCCGACTTCCGTGCCATCGGCGACTTCCTCAAGGACAAGTACGACAGCGCCTCCGAGATGGTGGTGGAGAAGCACCGCGAATCCCGCGGCTGGGTGGAGACCCTCCGCGCCAAGTACGCGCTCTTCAAGCCGCCCACCGAGAGGGACCTGGTCTACTACGAGAACTCCCCCAACTTCTGTGAGCCCAACCCCGAGACGGGCTCCTTTGGCACCAGGGACCGGACTTGCAATGTCACCTCCCATGGCATCGATGGCTGCGACCTGCTCTGCTGTGGCCGCGGCCACAACACGAGGACGGAGAAGCGGAAGGAGAAATGTCACTGCATCTTCCACTGGTGCTGCTACGTGAGCTGTCAGGAGTGCATCCGCATCTACGATGTACACACCTGCAAGTAG